The Impatiens glandulifera chromosome 3, dImpGla2.1, whole genome shotgun sequence genome contains a region encoding:
- the LOC124930274 gene encoding 14-3-3-like protein: MAAEPSARDQNVYLGKLAEQAERYEEMVEFMEKVSASLESEELTIEERNLLSVAYKNVIGARRASWRIISSIEQKEESRGNEDHVSIIKDYRSKIESELSSICDGILKLLDSRLIPSSSSGDSKVFYLKMKGDYYRYLAEFKIGEERKEAAENTLTAYKEAQDIANTELAPTHPIRLGLALNFSVFYYEILNSPDRACNLAKQAFDEAIAELDTLGEESYKDSTLIMQLLRDNLTLWTSDMQVIIFFKQ; encoded by the exons atggCAGCGGAACCATCTGCCCGCGATCAGAATGTATATTTGGGAAAGTTGGCTGAACAGGCTGAGAGGTACGAGGAAATGGTTGAGTTCATGGAAAAGGTTTCAGCTTCTTTGGAATCTGAGGAACTTACCATCGAAGAGAGGAACCTTCTATCTGTAGCTTACAAAAATGTGATCGGAGCTAGAAGGGCCTCTTGGCGTATCATTTCTTCCATTGAACAGAAGGAAGAGAGCCGTGGGAACGAGGACCATGTCTCAATTATCAAAGATTATAGATCGAAGATTGAGTCAGAACTTTCTTCGATCTGTGATGGGATTCTTAAGCTGCTTGATTCCAGGCTCATTCCATCGTCTTCATCAGGAGATTCTAAAGTATTTTATCTCAAGATGAAAGGCGATTATTATCGTTATCTTGCTGAATTCAAGATCGGTGAAGAGAGAAAGGAGGCAGCTGAGAATACCCTCACAGCATATAAAGAAGCTCAG GATATCGCAAATACAGAGCTGGCTCCAACACATCCCATTCGTCTAGGACTCGCTCTTAATTTTTCGGTTTTCTATTATGAAATTTTGAACTCTCCTGATCGTGCTTGCAATCTTGCAAAGCAG GCCTTTGATGAAGCAATTGCTGAGTTGGACACTCTAGGGGAAGAGTCTTACAAGGACAGTACATTGATCATGCAGCTCCTTAGGGACAACCTTACTTTGTGGACCTCAGATATGCaggtaataattttttttaaacaataa